In Prunus dulcis chromosome 1, ALMONDv2, whole genome shotgun sequence, the following are encoded in one genomic region:
- the LOC117620446 gene encoding uncharacterized protein LOC117620446 has translation MKRKDLDDDVDDAFYFPSSKSRRLDADLFATVNEDPRSAGQVFEERPSEGTILMQTDDLPKDPLPSGDEKAIVLYNPANMPPLLKSPDSRDFSLIVSSDLIPGLRDHIYSWGNSKSLKPAEDRVGEEENREVSNGCLAVVPWVASKFPLASREQAASQSEEPMEAEEVEMMDTDDNGYNAGEASGFGRMMEGSGGLQHWQQKQLHWLEPKLVQNNYTPVT, from the exons ATGAAGCGCAAAGACCTTGATGATGACGTAGACGACGCCTTCTACTTTCCTTCCTCTAAATCCAGGAGACTG GATGCTGACTTATTTGCAACTGTAAATGAAGACCCAAGAAGTGCCGGTCAGGTGTTTGAAGAAAGGCCATCTGAAGGCACCATTTTGATGCAAACAGATGATTTGCCGAAGGACCCATTGCCTTCAGGTGATGAGAAAGCAATTGTGCTCTATAACCCCGCGAACATGCCGCCGCTTCTCAAATCCCCCGACTCGCGGGATTTCTCTCTGATTGTGAGTTCAGATTTGATTCCGGGTTTAAGGG ATCATATCTATTCATGGGGAAATTCAAAGTCGCTGAAACCGGCAGAGGATCGTGTGGGTGAAGAGGAAAACAGAGAAGTTTCAAATGGCTGTTTGGCTGTCGTTCCCTGGGTTGCATCTAAGTTCCCTCTAGCATCAAGAGAACAGGCAGCGAGTCAGTCGGAGGAGCCCATGGAAGCTGAGGAAGTTGAAATGATGGACACAGACGACAACGGTTACAATGCCGGGGAAGCTTCCGGGTTTGGCAGAATGATGGAAGGATCGGGTGGGTTACAACACTGGCAGCAAAAGCAGCTACATTGGTTGGAGCCAAAGCTCGTCCAAAATAATTATACTCCTGTCACGTAA